Within Chloroflexota bacterium, the genomic segment TTCCGCTGGGAGTAAGAAGAATGGAGGCCCGCTTATGGGAAAGGTAAAAAGGATTGCTATTCTTACAGGAGGAGGGGACTGCCCGGGCATAAATGCCGTCATCCGGGCCACTACCAAGAAAGCCATCCTCGAATATGGTATAGAGGTCATTGGCATCAAAGACGGCTACGAAGGGATAATAAACAATCAATATAGAAAACTGGACTATGACGATGTCTCAGGAATACTTACGTCAGGTGGAACAATACTTGGTACCTCGAATACAGCCAATCCCTATAGATATCCTGTAATAAAGGGCAATCAATTGACCTTCGAGAATATGTCGGAAACCACCCTCAAGAACGTGGAGAAGCTCAATATCGATTGCCTCGTATGCATCGGAGGGGACGGCACATTAGACATAGCGCATAGACTCTCGAGAGACGGAATCCCTATCGTCGGGATACCCAAGACAATTGATAACGATCTAAGAGGCACCGACATTGCCTTCGGCTTTGATTCCGCCGTGTACATTGCCACAGAGGGCATTGACAGAGTCCATACCACTGCACAATCGCACCACCGGGTTATGATCGTCGAAGTCATGGGGCGCAATGCCGGATGGATCGCCCTCCATTCAGGCATAGCGGGAGGAGGAGATATCATACTGCTTCCAGAAATTCCCTATGATATTGACGTCGTAGCCGAGAAGGTAAAGGAAAGAAGCAAGAGAGGGAAGCGATTCAGCATAGCGGTAGTTGCCGAAGGAGCCAAACCGAAAGGCGGAGATATAGTCATACAGAGAATAGTGAAAGAAAGCTCAGACCCGATCCGCCTCGGTGGCATAGGTTTCGTTCTCGGGGCCCAGATTGAGGGGAGAACAGGGATTGAGACTCGCACCGTGGTGATGGGGCATCTCCTGAGGGGAGGCTCTCCAACACCCTTCGATAGAGTATTGGCAACAAGGCTGGGCACCAAAGCAGTCGACATGATAAAGAATAAGCAATTCGGGTATATGGTCGGAGTCAAAGGTAACTCTCTCGTCAAAGTTCCCCTGGAGGACGTAGCCACGGGGCCAAGAACAGTTCCATTGGATGACCCGCTCATACAGGCTGCCCGTGCCGTGGGTACCTGCTTTGGCAACTGATGATCTTCCCATTGTTGCGCCTGAAAAATATGTAGTTTAAGCAGCCAGTAGGGACAGACCTTCAGGTCTGTCCGAGGTCTGAAACCAGGGGCAATGGAGGCAAGTGGCCGAGCCTCATTTGTTTCGCAATATCGACCTTCTCCAATGAAATCTCTCGACTGTGAACCCTTCCGGAGCACAAGGAGATAAGGTGGGATTTTGAAACAGAGGCTCTCCTTCTATAGGATAGGGCGAGGCTTTTCGGGCCGTCTCCCATATTCTCGTTCCAGGGACGGGTGAGAACTCAGACAGGTAAGGCCTGGCTCCAGCTTCCTTAACCTTTCTCATGGACTCTTCAACTTCTTCCCTGGTCTGTCCAGGAAGCCCTGAAAGCAAATAGACACCTATTTCAGAACTCCGAAAACCGGCATTCCCCAGAGCTGAAATGGCCTGTAAAAGTTCTTCATAAGATGTCTTACGGTCTATCACCCGCTCGCTAACT encodes:
- a CDS encoding 6-phosphofructokinase encodes the protein MGKVKRIAILTGGGDCPGINAVIRATTKKAILEYGIEVIGIKDGYEGIINNQYRKLDYDDVSGILTSGGTILGTSNTANPYRYPVIKGNQLTFENMSETTLKNVEKLNIDCLVCIGGDGTLDIAHRLSRDGIPIVGIPKTIDNDLRGTDIAFGFDSAVYIATEGIDRVHTTAQSHHRVMIVEVMGRNAGWIALHSGIAGGGDIILLPEIPYDIDVVAEKVKERSKRGKRFSIAVVAEGAKPKGGDIVIQRIVKESSDPIRLGGIGFVLGAQIEGRTGIETRTVVMGHLLRGGSPTPFDRVLATRLGTKAVDMIKNKQFGYMVGVKGNSLVKVPLEDVATGPRTVPLDDPLIQAARAVGTCFGN